A genome region from Deltaproteobacteria bacterium includes the following:
- a CDS encoding NADH-quinone oxidoreductase subunit M: MGILTTLLVVPVIGAITVAVLGKLFDDQTPARLAGLWFAAAEFVLSLYLWWAFSPAAAGMQFVESYHWIEPYGIKYLVGIDGLSLLLVILTTFLVPLILLSAWSAVDRRPAGYFASMLLLEAGMLGAFFAQDIFLFYVFWEVMLVPMYLLIGIWGGERRLYAAVKFFLYTMAGSVLMLLAILATVYLYYQSAGKVTFELAALAGQQLPLSTQRWLFAAYALAFAIKVPIFPLHTWLPDAHVEAPTGGSVILAGILLKLGTYGFLRYAMPLYPAAALEAAPYFMALAVAGIIYGALVALVQPDIKKLVAYSSVSHLGFVVLGIFAFTEAATSGAIYQMLNHGISTGMLFFLVGVVYERRHTRLIRDYGGLAKVIPVYSFLLIVATMASVGLPGTNGFVGEFSILYGTFISRMAGAKAATALAATGVILGAVYMLWMVQRVLYGPVTSVENQKLKDVNGRELAYLVPLAILIVLMGVYPKPFMNTFKNASREHLARFSKVSVLATLPASDLDGREIITARFAADDDAAGRTQVALQQETGGRP; the protein is encoded by the coding sequence ATGGGTATACTCACCACGCTGCTTGTTGTGCCGGTCATCGGGGCCATTACGGTCGCGGTGCTCGGCAAGCTGTTCGACGACCAGACCCCTGCCCGGCTCGCCGGACTGTGGTTTGCCGCGGCGGAGTTCGTGCTCTCCCTTTACCTCTGGTGGGCCTTCAGCCCGGCCGCGGCCGGAATGCAGTTCGTTGAAAGCTACCACTGGATCGAACCCTACGGGATCAAATACCTGGTCGGCATTGACGGGCTCTCGCTCCTGCTCGTCATTCTCACGACATTCCTTGTCCCGCTGATCCTGCTCTCGGCATGGAGCGCCGTGGATCGCCGACCGGCCGGGTATTTCGCCTCGATGCTGCTCCTGGAGGCGGGAATGCTCGGCGCGTTCTTCGCCCAGGATATCTTCCTTTTCTACGTCTTCTGGGAAGTGATGCTGGTCCCTATGTACCTGCTCATCGGGATCTGGGGAGGCGAACGCCGCCTGTACGCGGCCGTGAAGTTTTTCCTTTACACGATGGCCGGTTCGGTCCTCATGCTGCTCGCCATCCTTGCCACTGTCTATCTCTACTACCAGTCAGCCGGGAAAGTGACCTTCGAACTGGCTGCCCTCGCCGGCCAGCAGCTCCCCCTTTCAACCCAGCGCTGGCTGTTTGCCGCCTATGCCCTGGCGTTTGCCATCAAGGTGCCGATCTTTCCGCTCCACACCTGGCTCCCCGACGCGCACGTCGAGGCCCCCACGGGCGGTTCGGTCATTCTGGCCGGAATACTGCTGAAACTCGGCACTTACGGCTTCCTCCGCTACGCCATGCCGCTCTACCCCGCCGCCGCGCTGGAAGCTGCCCCCTATTTCATGGCGCTTGCCGTGGCAGGCATCATCTACGGCGCCCTCGTTGCGCTGGTTCAGCCGGATATCAAGAAGCTCGTCGCCTATTCGTCCGTATCGCACCTTGGTTTCGTCGTACTGGGCATTTTTGCCTTCACCGAAGCCGCTACCTCCGGTGCCATCTACCAGATGCTGAACCACGGCATTTCGACCGGAATGCTCTTTTTCCTTGTGGGCGTGGTCTACGAGCGCCGCCATACCCGGCTGATCCGCGACTATGGGGGCCTCGCGAAGGTGATACCGGTCTATTCATTCCTCCTGATCGTGGCGACGATGGCATCGGTCGGACTGCCCGGAACAAACGGTTTCGTGGGCGAATTCTCCATCCTGTACGGCACATTCATCTCCCGGATGGCGGGAGCCAAGGCCGCCACCGCCCTTGCCGCCACGGGCGTGATCCTCGGCGCCGTTTACATGCTGTGGATGGTCCAGCGGGTTCTCTACGGCCCTGTAACCAGCGTGGAAAACCAGAAACTCAAGGACGTAAACGGCCGCGAACTGGCTTATCTCGTTCCGCTGGCCATTCTCATCGTCCTCATGGGGGTATATCCCAAACCCTTCATGAATACGTTCAAAAACGCATCCAGGGAACACCTCGCCCGGTTTTCAAAGGTGAGCGTGCTGGCAACACTGCCCGCCAGCGATCTGGACGGCCGGGAAATCATCACCGCCAGGTTCGCCGCTGACGACGATGCGGCAGGCCGCACACAGGTTGCCCTGCAACAGGAAACCGGAGGCCGCCCATGA
- a CDS encoding NADH-quinone oxidoreductase subunit N, with translation MNDLYYWTIAPQLVVLGTAILVLCLSMLVKDRHAGIHTLLGFTGLAVAGGWLTRLLGYHTTSFGNMVVVDGFSTILQAAIIAGAALSLLIASDHLSRNRNEHAGEYVSLLLFATWGMMLLATAADLIMVFLAIEVMSISVYVLTGFARRRDTSIEAALKYLVIGGFASAFLLYGIALIYGATGTTNLVAVRTSLASGTFGGESMLALLGTGFLLTGLGFKIGAVPFHMWAPDVYQGAPTPVTAFMSVGVKAAATGALARIALEALAPLSDRWYPALLALAILTMVAGNLLALRQTDLKRLLAYSSIAHAGYLLVGLAAAIQPGAGNQATAGILFYLLTYAVTNTGAFAVIIAVQPDTGERTSLSDFRGLSQKRPLMALLLTLFLLSLAGIPPLAGFAGKFYLFSAAIQSKLYLLAIAGVLSAVVGVYYYLRVIAVMYMEEPEASPFGTSRSLRPALVAGLAAAAILVMELGISAIPATGAFKASYFEAIRSHLQVLF, from the coding sequence ATGAACGACCTCTACTACTGGACCATTGCCCCCCAGCTTGTCGTGCTGGGAACCGCCATTCTGGTTCTCTGCCTGTCCATGCTGGTAAAGGACCGTCACGCCGGGATTCATACCCTGCTGGGTTTTACCGGACTTGCGGTTGCCGGAGGATGGCTCACCCGCCTGCTCGGCTACCACACGACCTCGTTCGGCAACATGGTCGTCGTGGACGGATTTTCCACGATTTTGCAGGCTGCAATCATCGCCGGAGCCGCGCTGTCGCTGCTCATTGCCAGCGATCACCTCTCCCGGAACCGGAACGAACACGCAGGGGAATATGTCTCGCTGCTCCTCTTTGCCACATGGGGCATGATGCTGCTGGCCACTGCCGCTGACCTCATCATGGTGTTTCTGGCCATCGAGGTGATGTCGATTTCGGTCTACGTGCTGACAGGTTTTGCCCGGCGGCGAGATACCTCGATCGAAGCAGCACTTAAATATCTGGTTATAGGAGGGTTCGCGTCCGCCTTCCTCCTGTACGGCATTGCACTGATCTATGGCGCCACCGGGACCACCAACCTCGTCGCCGTCCGGACATCACTGGCGAGCGGCACCTTTGGTGGCGAATCCATGCTCGCCCTTCTCGGAACCGGCTTCCTGCTGACCGGCCTTGGTTTCAAGATCGGTGCGGTCCCGTTCCATATGTGGGCCCCTGACGTCTACCAGGGCGCGCCGACACCCGTCACGGCATTCATGAGCGTCGGCGTCAAGGCGGCCGCCACCGGCGCATTGGCCCGCATCGCACTGGAGGCACTCGCCCCCCTCTCCGACCGCTGGTATCCGGCCCTGCTGGCCCTTGCCATCCTGACCATGGTGGCCGGAAACCTGCTGGCCCTCCGCCAGACCGATCTCAAGCGGCTTCTGGCCTATTCGTCCATCGCCCACGCCGGGTACCTGCTCGTGGGCCTTGCGGCCGCCATCCAGCCGGGAGCCGGGAACCAGGCCACAGCCGGTATTCTTTTTTATCTTTTGACCTACGCCGTAACCAATACCGGCGCTTTTGCCGTCATCATCGCCGTCCAGCCGGATACCGGGGAACGGACCTCGCTCAGCGATTTCCGGGGCCTCAGCCAGAAGCGGCCCCTGATGGCCCTTCTGCTCACCCTGTTCCTGCTGTCGCTGGCCGGGATCCCCCCGCTCGCCGGTTTTGCCGGCAAGTTCTACCTGTTCTCCGCAGCCATCCAGTCGAAGCTCTACCTGCTGGCCATCGCCGGCGTCCTTTCAGCCGTCGTGGGGGTTTACTACTACCTGCGCGTTATCGCCGTGATGTACATGGAAGAACCCGAGGCGAGCCCCTTCGGCACAAGCCGGTCCCTCCGGCCGGCGCTGGTCGCCGGACTGGCGGCCGCAGCGATCCTCGTCATGGAACTCGGCATTTCAGCCATTCCGGCAACCGGTGCCTTCAAGGCCAGCTACTTCGAGGCCATCCGGTCGCACCTTCAGGTGCTTTTCTAG
- a CDS encoding prepilin-type N-terminal cleavage/methylation domain-containing protein: protein MRNRFQNRRDHGFSLIELMVSLGVLSIIVAGAAEGLVGGIRAWMPRQSVAQLYQNARDAASLVTESVHNAGSGVIFNREGGKSTFGVAVIPRKVTGDEFGKETETSTLGDGGAADSDEVTLVGASSPTAVVVSDNGAGLLTLTYFPMGRASAVTGAGTIDAGGSVHRTNVFEFFNRLFRADERSYYYPGISATDVGQLMVVRSLALGEGRVQTSRYRMVRVVAVEPGPEINSYNVSYAVEQALPFNRWMQEITTVSGLTGGSIPSYYDSSDPLFNQYTGGGVITCDGALSERDALLGLSGTARTKCTIASMVFMHTYYIMRPSGGGFPMLARYDYTGPEFPDKEAVTIVADNIEDMQIEYFFGSDPSMPIPRPGALGISEIEYPVPVILGAEPITADITTMRFSFLFATARMSGATSDTTTFPVLSNRTQKIPEYNGINNMARISYTLTAPLKSFRFNDLGGTGI, encoded by the coding sequence ATGAGAAACCGGTTTCAGAACCGGCGAGACCACGGGTTCTCGCTGATCGAACTGATGGTGTCGCTGGGTGTGCTGTCGATCATTGTGGCAGGTGCCGCCGAGGGACTCGTTGGTGGCATCCGCGCCTGGATGCCGCGGCAATCGGTCGCGCAGCTTTACCAGAATGCCCGCGATGCGGCCTCACTCGTTACCGAGAGCGTTCACAATGCGGGCTCCGGCGTCATCTTCAACCGGGAAGGGGGCAAGTCCACCTTCGGCGTGGCGGTCATTCCGCGCAAGGTAACCGGCGATGAGTTTGGAAAAGAGACAGAAACCTCGACACTGGGAGACGGTGGAGCGGCGGATTCCGATGAGGTGACGCTGGTGGGTGCTTCATCGCCCACGGCGGTCGTGGTTTCCGACAATGGCGCTGGCTTGCTGACACTCACCTACTTCCCGATGGGCCGGGCGTCGGCGGTGACTGGCGCCGGGACCATCGACGCCGGCGGTTCCGTGCACCGGACGAACGTGTTTGAGTTCTTCAACCGGCTGTTCCGGGCTGACGAGCGGTCCTACTACTACCCGGGCATTTCGGCCACGGATGTAGGGCAACTGATGGTCGTCCGGTCCCTGGCTCTGGGGGAGGGCCGGGTCCAGACGTCCCGCTACCGGATGGTGCGCGTCGTCGCTGTGGAACCGGGGCCTGAAATCAACTCCTATAATGTTTCCTATGCCGTTGAACAGGCATTGCCCTTTAACCGGTGGATGCAGGAGATCACGACCGTCAGCGGCCTGACGGGCGGGTCTATCCCGTCGTATTACGATTCATCAGACCCGCTGTTTAACCAGTATACCGGCGGCGGAGTGATCACTTGTGACGGCGCCTTGAGCGAACGGGACGCACTTCTTGGGCTCTCTGGAACTGCACGGACCAAATGCACCATCGCCTCGATGGTATTCATGCACACCTATTACATCATGCGCCCGTCTGGCGGCGGGTTCCCGATGCTCGCCCGCTATGACTATACGGGGCCGGAGTTTCCGGACAAGGAAGCCGTGACCATCGTGGCCGACAACATCGAGGACATGCAGATCGAGTATTTCTTCGGGTCCGATCCGTCCATGCCGATCCCCCGTCCGGGTGCACTGGGTATATCGGAGATCGAGTATCCGGTTCCGGTGATCCTGGGTGCCGAGCCGATCACGGCGGACATCACCACGATGCGGTTCTCATTCCTGTTCGCGACGGCCCGCATGAGCGGTGCGACGTCGGATACCACGACGTTCCCGGTTCTGTCGAACCGCACACAGAAAATCCCGGAATACAACGGCATCAACAACATGGCCCGCATCTCCTACACACTGACCGCGCCATTGAAGAGTTTCCGCTTCAACGACCTTGGAGGGACGGGTATCTGA
- a CDS encoding prepilin-type N-terminal cleavage/methylation domain-containing protein, whose product MKTQPDRKNARWRRERSGGFSLIELLAASAIFIIGVLGVIGMSDLAVKQNQQTYYLTTAVAALQDRIGQLQNVPRAYLDSIGVDTAYTCTTDAEPASYDKMDAGTVVENMMDPPGGIEEGAVLHGYTLEMQFWGVCSPERKDQQGLPNCVPTPFSDTHPDCPPGHKLNGGLSRNPLMPNTYEVAYTLSDPSGWKTEGVFWVVDSVNRIAGPGGP is encoded by the coding sequence ATGAAGACTCAGCCGGACCGGAAAAATGCACGATGGCGGCGTGAGCGTTCCGGTGGTTTCTCACTGATCGAACTGCTGGCGGCATCGGCCATTTTCATTATCGGCGTGCTCGGTGTGATTGGCATGTCGGACCTCGCCGTCAAGCAGAACCAGCAGACCTACTACCTGACAACGGCTGTAGCAGCGCTCCAGGACCGGATCGGGCAGCTCCAGAACGTGCCCAGGGCCTATCTGGATTCCATCGGTGTCGATACGGCGTATACCTGCACGACTGATGCGGAGCCTGCGAGCTATGACAAGATGGACGCCGGCACGGTCGTGGAAAACATGATGGACCCTCCCGGCGGAATCGAGGAAGGAGCGGTTCTTCACGGTTACACGCTGGAGATGCAGTTCTGGGGGGTGTGCAGCCCGGAGCGCAAGGACCAGCAGGGTTTGCCCAACTGTGTTCCCACTCCATTCAGCGATACCCATCCCGACTGCCCGCCGGGACACAAGCTGAATGGCGGGCTTTCACGTAATCCGCTGATGCCCAATACCTATGAGGTCGCTTACACGCTGAGTGATCCTTCCGGCTGGAAAACCGAGGGAGTTTTCTGGGTCGTGGACAGTGTAAACCGGATAGCCGGTCCGGGGGGGCCATGA
- a CDS encoding prepilin-type N-terminal cleavage/methylation domain-containing protein translates to MTLIELMVVVAIIAIMAAVGTAYTSNRCPAALSEYTRLIAGELSAARSSARANSWNVVFWFGYECDGAGGIKPNNRAYVRVVDRNGNLQIDADEACTTTSLNTAGCNSSRWIEFGSPNGTGPNDGVAHVPEADGVNFEIPSAPDPANAVAFGGGGLVNQVTPLTDALFLRIMNEGVPLDYMGRSIVMRQNGRTVVYGFENGTWEIYMK, encoded by the coding sequence ATGACGCTGATCGAGCTGATGGTTGTGGTGGCCATTATCGCGATCATGGCTGCCGTCGGCACGGCATATACGTCGAACCGGTGTCCGGCTGCACTGAGCGAATACACGCGTCTGATTGCCGGCGAACTGTCGGCGGCCCGCAGCAGTGCGCGGGCGAATTCATGGAACGTGGTGTTCTGGTTCGGGTACGAATGCGATGGCGCTGGCGGTATCAAGCCGAACAACCGGGCCTATGTGCGCGTGGTTGACCGCAACGGCAACCTGCAGATCGACGCGGATGAGGCATGCACGACCACGTCGCTCAATACGGCGGGCTGCAACAGTTCACGCTGGATCGAATTCGGAAGCCCCAACGGAACCGGTCCCAATGACGGGGTGGCGCATGTGCCCGAGGCCGATGGAGTCAATTTCGAAATCCCCAGTGCACCGGACCCCGCGAACGCCGTTGCATTTGGGGGAGGCGGCCTTGTCAACCAGGTCACGCCCCTGACCGACGCCCTGTTCTTGCGGATCATGAATGAGGGAGTTCCGCTGGATTACATGGGCCGGTCCATTGTCATGCGCCAGAACGGCCGGACGGTGGTCTACGGCTTCGAAAACGGAACGTGGGAAATCTACATGAAGTAG
- a CDS encoding sigma-54-dependent Fis family transcriptional regulator — translation MANAASQAHTRILVVDDEENIRIMLGAVLKKQGYEVDAVANGADALDALRKRPYDLIISDFRMPQMDGLEMLRRIRDERIRATVIMITAYGGNDQMNEAMRLGAHDYISKPFRAEEILLVVKKAEARKRANVSTVPPAGPGMQPADLTRSMIVISPEMKSVMATVERVAKYKTTALLLGESGTGKEMIARAIHEMSDRRSGPFVAVNCGAIPENLLESEFFGHVKGAFTDAVRDKTGLFEEASNGTLFMDEIGELPPMLQVKLLRVLQEEEIRRVGDTQPRKINVRIIAATLKNLEDEVAAGRFRDDLYYRLNVFPIRIPPLRERRGDIMPLAAHFLEKFSTRHGRLINGFAPGVEDALRRYGWPGNVRELENSIERAVVLCEGDMITESDLPFARSVAAPAAEVPAALPGGASPADQEGAIVINFGTDLSIPRAVETIEELFIRRALDKARGNRAQAAKILGIANRTLLYKLQRMRGEG, via the coding sequence ATGGCGAACGCCGCCAGCCAGGCTCATACACGGATTCTCGTCGTGGACGACGAGGAGAATATCCGGATCATGCTGGGAGCCGTGCTGAAGAAGCAGGGCTACGAGGTGGATGCGGTCGCCAACGGCGCCGACGCTCTCGATGCGCTGCGGAAACGGCCATATGATCTCATCATCAGCGATTTCCGGATGCCGCAGATGGACGGGCTGGAGATGCTGCGCCGGATCCGGGACGAGCGGATTCGCGCGACCGTTATCATGATCACCGCCTACGGCGGAAACGACCAGATGAACGAGGCCATGCGGCTCGGCGCACACGATTATATTTCAAAACCGTTCCGGGCCGAGGAAATCCTGCTGGTGGTCAAGAAGGCCGAGGCCCGGAAGCGTGCAAACGTCTCTACCGTGCCGCCCGCCGGTCCGGGCATGCAGCCGGCTGACCTTACCCGTTCGATGATCGTCATCAGCCCCGAAATGAAATCCGTCATGGCGACGGTGGAACGGGTGGCAAAATACAAGACGACGGCGCTTCTGCTGGGTGAATCCGGTACCGGAAAGGAAATGATCGCCCGGGCCATTCACGAGATGTCGGACAGGCGGAGCGGGCCGTTCGTGGCGGTCAATTGCGGCGCGATTCCAGAGAACCTGCTGGAGAGCGAGTTCTTCGGACACGTCAAGGGTGCGTTTACCGATGCCGTTCGTGACAAGACAGGACTTTTCGAAGAAGCCAGCAACGGCACGCTTTTCATGGACGAAATCGGCGAACTGCCACCGATGCTCCAGGTCAAGCTGCTCCGTGTACTCCAGGAGGAAGAGATACGCAGGGTTGGCGATACCCAGCCGCGCAAGATCAATGTCCGGATCATCGCCGCCACGCTGAAAAACCTGGAGGACGAAGTGGCGGCGGGCCGGTTCCGGGACGATCTCTACTACCGGCTCAATGTGTTCCCGATCCGGATTCCGCCGCTTCGGGAGCGGCGGGGCGACATCATGCCGCTCGCGGCCCACTTCCTTGAAAAATTCAGCACACGGCACGGCCGGCTGATTAACGGATTCGCCCCTGGGGTGGAGGATGCCCTGCGGCGCTACGGCTGGCCCGGCAACGTGCGCGAACTCGAAAACTCCATCGAACGGGCTGTCGTGCTGTGTGAAGGTGACATGATCACCGAGTCCGACCTCCCGTTCGCGCGTTCTGTGGCTGCTCCGGCTGCGGAAGTTCCGGCCGCGCTGCCGGGTGGGGCAAGCCCGGCTGACCAGGAGGGTGCGATCGTCATCAATTTCGGTACGGACCTTTCGATACCGAGGGCGGTGGAAACGATCGAGGAACTGTTCATCCGGCGAGCACTCGACAAGGCGCGAGGGAATCGCGCGCAGGCGGCGAAGATACTGGGGATCGCCAATCGGACGCTTTTATATAAGCTCCAGCGCATGCGGGGAGAGGGCTGA
- a CDS encoding HAMP domain-containing histidine kinase has translation MNWGRERDRNRPLADHVLLELGWLLLLILFLVVGVLTIVLYRSNVRRDHAEATTLAATVAASVHEDELAGRPPRERIKLLLGPALDEGLVRGWAWYRAGERNHLSGGGAPRDEVQDFAADGEICFRTGDCPTPPLRIGPWWSPIPFHAVAFAGHDEARRPARMIVMWGHPREPAFFGDLRSPWLLAYLVALVVLLTGLGWWRLRTLVENPLARMIGSMRRVEAGDFGVRVNERTCRELGELSAQFNVMTAALETKSAELGRRMQELEQANQAIRQARDETIQAEKLAGIGRLAAGIAHEVGNPLAALTGFAELLDDETLEPAARADIVRRMQDELARTDRIIRGLLDYARAGSRGDLRFEPGQVAAQAVELCRGRGLFDGITVDYSCSSSSRVAGEPGQIEQVFINLMLNAADAMGSGGRLDIRISDSQDGRWVEARVRDHGSGIRQEDLVKIFDPFFTTKEPGKGTGLGLAISARLVEAHGGSLQVERSSPEGTVFLMRLPVAER, from the coding sequence GTGAACTGGGGACGCGAGCGCGACCGGAACCGGCCGCTGGCCGACCATGTTCTTCTGGAACTGGGCTGGCTGCTGCTGCTCATCCTGTTTCTCGTCGTCGGGGTGCTGACAATAGTCCTTTACCGCTCGAATGTACGGCGCGATCACGCCGAGGCCACGACGCTGGCGGCGACGGTGGCGGCCTCCGTGCATGAGGACGAACTGGCTGGCCGGCCTCCCCGTGAACGGATCAAGCTCCTGCTGGGCCCGGCCCTGGACGAAGGGCTGGTTCGCGGCTGGGCATGGTACCGGGCGGGGGAACGGAACCATCTGTCCGGCGGCGGTGCTCCGCGGGATGAAGTCCAGGATTTCGCCGCCGACGGCGAAATCTGCTTTCGCACCGGCGACTGTCCCACGCCACCGTTGCGTATCGGCCCGTGGTGGTCGCCCATCCCGTTTCATGCGGTCGCCTTTGCCGGACATGACGAAGCCCGCCGCCCTGCGCGTATGATCGTAATGTGGGGACACCCGAGGGAACCCGCATTCTTCGGTGACCTGCGGAGCCCCTGGCTGCTTGCCTATCTCGTTGCGCTGGTGGTGCTGCTGACGGGGCTGGGCTGGTGGCGGCTCCGCACCCTCGTGGAAAACCCCCTTGCACGCATGATCGGATCGATGCGGCGGGTCGAGGCGGGTGATTTCGGGGTCCGGGTGAATGAGCGGACCTGCCGCGAACTGGGTGAGCTGTCGGCACAGTTCAACGTGATGACGGCGGCCCTGGAAACAAAGAGCGCCGAACTGGGCCGGCGGATGCAGGAACTGGAGCAGGCCAACCAGGCCATAAGGCAGGCACGTGACGAGACAATTCAGGCCGAAAAGCTGGCCGGCATCGGGCGGCTGGCGGCGGGGATTGCCCATGAGGTCGGAAACCCGCTTGCCGCGCTGACCGGTTTTGCGGAACTTCTGGATGACGAGACACTGGAACCGGCCGCCCGTGCCGATATCGTCAGGCGGATGCAGGACGAACTGGCACGGACCGACCGGATCATCCGGGGGCTGCTGGACTATGCGCGGGCCGGTTCCCGCGGGGATTTGCGGTTCGAACCGGGTCAGGTTGCCGCGCAGGCGGTGGAACTGTGCCGGGGCCGCGGGTTGTTCGATGGTATTACGGTGGACTATAGCTGCAGTTCCAGCAGCCGCGTTGCCGGTGAGCCCGGACAGATCGAACAGGTTTTCATCAACCTGATGCTGAATGCGGCCGACGCAATGGGGTCAGGCGGCCGTCTCGACATCCGGATTTCCGATTCACAGGATGGCCGCTGGGTCGAGGCACGGGTTAGAGACCATGGGAGCGGAATCCGGCAGGAGGATCTGGTGAAGATTTTTGATCCGTTTTTCACGACCAAGGAGCCGGGCAAAGGGACCGGGCTGGGCCTCGCCATATCGGCACGGCTTGTGGAGGCTCACGGCGGCAGTCTCCAGGTCGAGCGCAGTTCTCCCGAAGGCACGGTATTCCTGATGCGCCTGCCGGTGGCGGAGCGGTAG
- a CDS encoding prepilin peptidase, producing the protein MIHILSSAFSDPVFRLAVAGCFGLCAGSFLNVVIARLPGGASVVTPSSRCPECGALVRWYDNIPVVSWLIWLRGKCRACGWPIPFRYPAVELAGAAVAVLVVWFKSGPWPVATGLMVGWAFVAISLIDFDHKIIPDSISMPGVALVLGTSWLPGRTGTEPAVLGMLLGAGMFWSVRELYYRMTGREGLGMGDVKLMALAGALLGPLGVCVAILAASLTGFVVALVLIATGRAGRFTEIPFGPYLAAGTFVVFLGGGKIELLLRLGMVNLMQRLL; encoded by the coding sequence ATGATCCATATCCTCAGTTCAGCGTTCAGTGATCCGGTGTTTCGCCTGGCGGTGGCCGGCTGTTTCGGGCTGTGCGCGGGCAGTTTCCTGAACGTGGTGATCGCCCGTCTTCCCGGCGGCGCTTCCGTGGTCACGCCTTCAAGCCGGTGCCCTGAGTGCGGGGCCCTGGTCCGCTGGTATGACAACATACCCGTCGTCAGCTGGCTCATCTGGCTGCGCGGGAAATGCCGGGCCTGCGGGTGGCCAATCCCGTTCCGGTACCCTGCGGTGGAACTGGCCGGAGCCGCCGTCGCCGTGCTGGTCGTCTGGTTCAAGTCCGGTCCATGGCCCGTGGCGACCGGGCTCATGGTTGGCTGGGCGTTTGTTGCCATCAGCCTGATCGACTTCGACCACAAGATCATTCCGGATTCGATCTCGATGCCGGGCGTGGCCCTGGTCCTGGGCACGTCATGGCTGCCGGGGCGGACGGGTACAGAACCGGCCGTACTGGGGATGCTCCTTGGAGCCGGCATGTTCTGGAGCGTTCGCGAGCTTTACTACCGGATGACCGGCCGTGAGGGGCTTGGCATGGGGGACGTCAAGCTGATGGCGCTGGCAGGCGCGCTGCTGGGGCCACTCGGCGTCTGCGTGGCCATTCTGGCTGCGTCGCTGACCGGTTTCGTCGTGGCGCTGGTGCTCATTGCCACAGGCCGGGCTGGCCGGTTTACCGAGATACCGTTCGGTCCGTACCTGGCCGCTGGAACCTTTGTGGTGTTTCTGGGCGGCGGGAAGATCGAACTGCTGCTCCGGCTGGGGATGGTCAACCTGATGCAGAGGTTGCTGTGA
- the pssA gene encoding CDP-diacylglycerol--serine O-phosphatidyltransferase produces the protein MAEATGQAPATGGGPLQALRRRRQRISSAARQRGIYVVPAIFTTTAMFAGFYSIMTSMDLRFREAAWAIVIAGIFDMLDGRVARMTKTTSAFGMNLDSLADLISFGIAPAMLVYHWVLRSYGQWGWVAAFVYVACAAIRLARFNVGAEEKTEAVYFLGTPSPAAAGLMMTPVLLHTKYPEFFESLFGIISIEGTIRHPFFLGLTFFCGFMMVSEVPFRTFKDINLKDKKPFIVLPVFIVLLAAIFLYTELMLFSMMYFYAGVQLFMWLVSGVRPRREALPEGADAVPDPETDDDEDEDEAGNGK, from the coding sequence GTGGCCGAAGCGACAGGACAGGCCCCCGCCACCGGGGGCGGGCCGCTCCAGGCGCTGCGCCGCCGCCGGCAGCGGATCAGTTCGGCCGCCCGGCAACGCGGGATCTATGTCGTCCCGGCGATCTTCACGACCACGGCGATGTTCGCCGGGTTCTATTCGATCATGACGTCGATGGACCTCCGCTTCCGCGAGGCGGCCTGGGCCATCGTGATCGCCGGCATTTTCGACATGCTGGATGGCCGCGTGGCGCGCATGACCAAGACCACAAGCGCTTTCGGCATGAACCTCGACTCACTGGCCGACCTTATCAGCTTCGGTATCGCCCCCGCGATGCTGGTTTACCACTGGGTGCTCCGTTCCTACGGGCAGTGGGGGTGGGTGGCGGCTTTCGTCTACGTGGCGTGCGCGGCGATCCGCCTGGCCCGGTTCAACGTGGGGGCGGAGGAAAAAACCGAAGCGGTCTATTTCCTCGGCACGCCGTCACCGGCGGCAGCCGGCCTCATGATGACCCCGGTGCTGCTGCATACGAAGTATCCGGAGTTTTTCGAAAGCCTGTTCGGGATCATCTCGATCGAGGGAACGATCCGGCACCCGTTTTTCCTGGGACTCACGTTTTTCTGCGGGTTCATGATGGTGAGCGAAGTGCCGTTCCGGACCTTCAAGGACATCAACCTGAAGGACAAGAAGCCCTTCATCGTGCTGCCGGTGTTCATCGTCCTCCTGGCGGCCATTTTCCTTTATACGGAACTGATGCTGTTCAGCATGATGTACTTTTATGCGGGGGTTCAGCTGTTCATGTGGCTCGTTTCGGGCGTTCGGCCCCGTCGCGAGGCGCTGCCGGAAGGCGCGGATGCGGTGCCTGATCCGGAAACGGATGATGATGAGGACGAGGATGAGGCGGGAAACGGGAAGTAG